Proteins from a genomic interval of Marinobacter gudaonensis:
- a CDS encoding glutamine synthetase family protein — MDSGFAGAEAFLQAHPELQFIDLLIPDINGIVRGKRVDPSTLAKVFERGVAMPASIFALNIQGTTVEETGLGLDIGEADRVCLPIEGTLTMEPWQKRPTAQLLLTMYELDRETPFFADPRVVLQNIVERFRELGLTPVAAFELEFYLIDQENLSGRPQPPKSPISGKRPAGTQAYSIDDLDEYAEFLADVLDAAHEQELPADALVAESAPGQFEVNLHYVNDAVRACDHATLLKRLIKNMAYDHEMDTTFMAKPYHNQAGSGMHLHVSLVDSEGRNVFAGDAEQPNDMLRWAVGGLVATMNDAMALFCPNINSYRRFSPEYYVPSAATWGVDNRTASLRLPGGDPDALRIEHRVAGADANPYLLMAAVLAGIHYGISNRIEPPPATVGNAHEQHEATLVNNLRDALRELGQSAVMADYFGSAFLDVFVACKENELKEFEMTISDLEYLWYLHTV, encoded by the coding sequence ATGGATTCTGGTTTTGCTGGCGCTGAGGCATTCCTGCAGGCGCACCCCGAGCTGCAGTTTATTGATCTTCTGATCCCGGACATCAATGGCATTGTCCGCGGCAAGCGGGTTGATCCTTCCACTCTTGCGAAGGTCTTCGAACGGGGCGTTGCCATGCCCGCCTCCATCTTTGCCCTGAATATTCAGGGCACAACGGTTGAGGAGACTGGCCTGGGTCTGGATATTGGCGAGGCTGACCGGGTCTGCCTGCCCATCGAGGGCACACTCACCATGGAACCCTGGCAGAAGCGGCCGACCGCCCAACTGCTGCTCACCATGTATGAGCTGGATAGGGAAACGCCGTTCTTCGCAGATCCCCGGGTGGTGCTGCAGAACATCGTCGAGCGCTTCAGGGAGTTGGGGCTGACACCCGTGGCGGCTTTCGAGCTGGAGTTCTACCTGATTGACCAGGAAAACCTCTCGGGTCGCCCGCAGCCGCCCAAGTCACCGATTTCCGGCAAGCGGCCCGCCGGCACCCAGGCCTACTCCATCGACGATCTGGATGAATATGCCGAGTTCCTGGCCGACGTTCTGGATGCCGCCCACGAACAGGAGCTGCCGGCGGATGCGCTGGTGGCCGAATCGGCGCCCGGGCAGTTCGAGGTTAACCTGCATTATGTGAACGACGCGGTGCGCGCCTGCGACCACGCCACCCTGCTCAAGCGGTTGATCAAGAACATGGCCTACGACCATGAAATGGACACCACCTTCATGGCCAAGCCCTACCACAACCAGGCAGGCAGCGGCATGCATCTGCACGTGAGCCTGGTGGACAGCGAGGGCCGCAACGTGTTTGCCGGCGACGCCGAGCAACCCAACGATATGCTGCGCTGGGCCGTGGGCGGTCTGGTGGCCACCATGAACGACGCCATGGCGCTGTTCTGCCCGAACATCAACTCTTACCGGCGCTTCAGCCCGGAGTATTACGTGCCCAGTGCCGCGACCTGGGGCGTGGATAACCGCACCGCGTCCTTGCGCCTGCCGGGCGGCGATCCCGATGCATTGCGCATCGAGCACCGGGTGGCCGGTGCCGACGCCAACCCCTACCTGCTGATGGCGGCGGTGCTGGCGGGCATCCACTACGGCATTTCCAACCGGATTGAACCGCCCCCTGCCACTGTGGGCAATGCCCATGAGCAACACGAGGCCACCCTGGTGAACAACCTCCGGGATGCGTTGCGGGAGCTGGGGCAATCGGCGGTGATGGCGGACTACTTCGGCAGTGCTTTCCTGGATGTGTTCGTCGCCTGCAAGGAGAACGAGCTGAAGGAATTCGAGATGACCATCTCGGATCTGGAATATCTGTGGTACCTGCACACGGTGTGA
- the potA gene encoding polyamine ABC transporter ATP-binding protein produces the protein MLLSIRGLSKSFDSTLAVDDVNLDIHKGEIFALLGGSGSGKSTLLRMLAGFETPNAGRIVLDGQDITGLPPYLRPTNMMFQSYALFPHMTVEQNIAMGLKQDKLPRDEIRERVAAMLKLVKMEPYARRKPQQLSGGQQQRVALARSLAKRPKLLLLDEPMGALDKKLRTEMQLELVDILENVGATCLMVTHDQEEAMTMASRIAIMSHGRIAQVGSPVDIYESPNSRMTAEFIGSVNIFEANIREDEADSVTLSSALLDAPVFIDRGVTTPAETTETLIALRPEKIYLTADKPESEHNWSCGIVDNIAYLGDITSYYVKLASGKRVQATMANVERRGERPTWGDRVYVSWEASSPILLWN, from the coding sequence GTGCTTCTCAGCATCCGGGGTCTATCCAAAAGCTTTGACAGCACGCTGGCCGTGGACGATGTCAATCTGGACATTCACAAGGGCGAGATCTTCGCCTTGCTGGGTGGTTCCGGATCAGGCAAGTCGACGCTGCTGAGGATGCTGGCCGGCTTCGAAACACCGAACGCCGGTCGCATCGTACTGGACGGACAGGACATCACAGGCCTGCCTCCGTACCTGCGCCCTACCAATATGATGTTCCAGTCCTATGCCCTGTTCCCGCACATGACGGTTGAGCAGAACATTGCCATGGGCCTGAAGCAGGACAAACTGCCGAGAGACGAAATCCGCGAGCGCGTGGCGGCCATGCTCAAACTCGTTAAGATGGAGCCCTACGCCCGGCGCAAACCCCAGCAACTCTCCGGTGGACAGCAGCAGCGTGTGGCTCTGGCCCGTTCTTTGGCCAAGCGCCCGAAGCTGCTGTTGCTGGACGAGCCCATGGGTGCCCTGGACAAAAAGCTGCGCACCGAGATGCAGCTGGAGCTGGTGGACATCCTCGAGAATGTAGGCGCCACCTGTCTGATGGTCACCCACGACCAGGAAGAGGCCATGACCATGGCCAGCCGGATTGCCATCATGTCCCACGGACGCATTGCCCAGGTGGGGTCACCGGTGGATATCTACGAGAGCCCGAACAGCCGGATGACGGCAGAGTTCATCGGCTCGGTGAACATCTTCGAGGCCAACATCCGCGAGGATGAGGCCGACAGCGTTACCCTGTCCAGCGCCCTTCTGGACGCGCCGGTGTTTATCGACCGGGGTGTTACCACCCCCGCCGAGACCACCGAGACCCTGATTGCCCTGCGCCCGGAAAAGATCTATCTCACGGCGGACAAGCCCGAAAGCGAGCACAACTGGAGCTGCGGCATCGTAGACAACATTGCCTACCTGGGCGACATCACGTCCTATTACGTGAAGCTGGCCAGCGGCAAACGGGTGCAGGCCACCATGGCCAACGTGGAACGCCGGGGCGAGCGGCCCACCTGGGGCGACCGGGTCTACGTTTCCTGGGAAGCCTCAAGCCCGATCCTGTTGTGGAACTGA
- a CDS encoding DoxX family protein, producing the protein MNNAFLNKLIATDAGWGALALRIPVGIIFAAHGAQKLFGWFGGYGLEGTGQWMDSIGLSPGYLMALLAGGAEFFGGLALIVGLLVRPASAVLAFAMLIAIFSVHIGNGLFMSNNGYEFGLALLAVSVSLVFSGAGRASIDRALAAR; encoded by the coding sequence ATGAACAACGCATTCCTGAACAAACTGATCGCCACCGACGCAGGCTGGGGCGCCCTGGCCCTTCGCATTCCCGTTGGCATTATTTTCGCCGCCCACGGCGCCCAGAAACTGTTTGGCTGGTTTGGCGGCTACGGCCTGGAAGGCACCGGCCAGTGGATGGACTCCATCGGCCTGAGCCCGGGCTACCTGATGGCGCTGCTGGCCGGTGGAGCGGAGTTCTTCGGGGGCCTGGCATTGATTGTCGGCCTGCTGGTTCGCCCCGCCAGCGCGGTACTGGCGTTTGCCATGCTCATCGCGATCTTCAGCGTGCATATCGGCAACGGCCTGTTCATGAGTAACAATGGTTACGAGTTTGGCCTGGCCCTGCTGGCGGTATCTGTGTCACTGGTGTTCAGCGGTGCCGGCCGGGCTTCCATCGATCGGGCCCTCGCAGCCCGATAA
- a CDS encoding DODA-type extradiol aromatic ring-opening family dioxygenase, whose translation MSLFVSHGAPTFALEPGLAGPALTRLGRQLPRPEAVLVVSPHWMTEGIRVGTSAQPETLHDFGGFPSELYALSYPAPGHPALAAMTLALLEVDGWPAQADANRGLDHGAWVPLMHLFPDHSVPVFQVSMPRDLDAESAWQLGESLRPIQQEGVLIVGSGSLTHNLYEVRWGDKNASRYAQEFTDWIRSRVQAGAHQELIKALETAPHAQRSHPTSEHFLPLLVAAGAAGERCSGSLIEGGIEHGVLAMDAFVFSKKAS comes from the coding sequence ATGAGTCTGTTCGTATCCCACGGCGCTCCCACCTTTGCACTGGAGCCGGGCCTCGCTGGCCCGGCTCTGACCAGGCTGGGCAGGCAACTGCCCAGACCCGAGGCGGTACTGGTAGTGTCGCCCCACTGGATGACCGAAGGCATCCGGGTAGGCACCTCGGCGCAGCCTGAAACCCTGCACGACTTTGGGGGCTTTCCTTCCGAGCTTTACGCGTTGAGCTACCCGGCGCCGGGACATCCGGCACTGGCGGCAATGACCCTGGCCCTGCTGGAGGTGGATGGATGGCCGGCCCAGGCAGACGCGAACCGCGGACTGGACCACGGTGCCTGGGTGCCCCTGATGCACCTATTCCCCGATCACTCGGTGCCGGTGTTTCAGGTTTCAATGCCGAGGGATCTTGATGCCGAATCCGCCTGGCAACTGGGTGAATCACTGCGCCCCATTCAACAGGAAGGCGTATTGATTGTTGGATCCGGGAGCCTGACGCACAACCTGTACGAGGTACGTTGGGGTGACAAAAACGCCTCGCGCTATGCTCAGGAGTTTACCGACTGGATTCGCTCACGCGTTCAGGCAGGTGCCCACCAGGAGCTGATAAAAGCCCTGGAAACGGCACCCCATGCCCAACGGTCGCACCCCACCAGCGAGCACTTCCTGCCCCTGCTGGTGGCCGCGGGCGCCGCAGGCGAGCGTTGTTCGGGCTCATTGATTGAGGGCGGCATTGAGCATGGCGTGCTGGCCATGGATGCGTTCGTATTCAGCAAAAAGGCCTCCTGA
- a CDS encoding aldehyde dehydrogenase: MNQPLSSSTPSSTSDWQALAGKLTIEGRAYINGAYQWAARGETFASVSPIDGRELAAIASCDDADADLAVEAAKSAFESGVWSQLPPGKRKAVLLRFADLIQAHGDELALLETLDMGKPISHARSVDVPATARAIRWTAEAIDKVYGELAPTPHNQIGMISREPVGVVAAIVPWNFPMIMASWKIAPALATGNSVILKPSEKSPLTAIRLAALAEEAGIPSGVFTVLPGYGHTVGKALALHMDVDCLVFTGSTNVAKQLMIYAGQSNMKRVWLEAGGKSPNIVFADAPDLKKAAAEAASAIAFNQGEVCTAGSRLLVENSIRGEFVGLICEALKTWRPGHPLDPATTCGAIVDQAQLDRIIDYIGIGQSEGASLVEGGQRIMEETGGLFVQPTVFDGVNNRMRIASEEIFGPVLSVIGFDTMDEAIAIANDSIYGLAAAVWTANINTAHKVAKALRAGSVWINHYDGGDMTAPFGGFKQSGNGRDKSVHAFDKYTELKATWLVLE; this comes from the coding sequence ATGAACCAACCCCTCAGTTCGTCAACGCCCTCCTCCACTTCCGACTGGCAGGCGTTGGCCGGAAAGCTCACCATCGAAGGCCGGGCCTACATCAACGGTGCCTATCAATGGGCCGCCCGGGGTGAGACTTTTGCCTCGGTGAGCCCGATTGACGGACGGGAGCTTGCCGCCATCGCCAGCTGCGATGACGCCGATGCTGACCTGGCCGTTGAGGCGGCAAAGTCGGCTTTCGAAAGCGGTGTCTGGAGCCAGTTGCCCCCCGGCAAGCGGAAGGCGGTACTGCTGCGGTTTGCTGACCTGATACAGGCCCACGGCGATGAGCTGGCTCTGCTGGAAACCCTGGATATGGGCAAGCCCATCTCTCATGCCCGATCGGTCGATGTGCCGGCCACGGCCCGAGCTATCCGCTGGACCGCCGAGGCCATCGACAAGGTGTACGGCGAGCTGGCACCCACGCCCCACAACCAGATTGGCATGATCTCCCGGGAGCCGGTGGGCGTGGTGGCGGCCATCGTGCCCTGGAACTTCCCGATGATCATGGCGTCCTGGAAGATTGCCCCGGCCCTGGCCACCGGCAACTCGGTGATTCTCAAGCCCTCCGAGAAATCGCCACTTACCGCCATTCGCCTGGCCGCCCTGGCCGAGGAAGCGGGCATTCCCTCCGGGGTGTTCACCGTGCTGCCCGGATACGGCCACACGGTGGGCAAGGCCCTGGCACTGCACATGGACGTGGATTGTCTGGTGTTCACCGGCTCCACCAACGTGGCCAAGCAGCTGATGATCTATGCTGGCCAGTCCAACATGAAACGGGTGTGGCTGGAGGCCGGCGGCAAGAGTCCCAACATCGTCTTTGCCGATGCCCCAGACCTGAAGAAGGCCGCCGCCGAGGCTGCCAGCGCCATTGCTTTCAACCAGGGCGAAGTGTGCACGGCGGGCAGCCGGTTGCTGGTGGAAAACAGCATTCGCGGCGAGTTCGTCGGGCTGATTTGCGAGGCCCTGAAAACCTGGCGCCCTGGCCATCCGCTGGACCCGGCAACCACCTGCGGCGCCATCGTCGACCAGGCCCAGCTTGACCGCATTATCGACTACATCGGCATCGGCCAGTCCGAGGGTGCATCCCTGGTGGAAGGCGGCCAGCGCATCATGGAGGAAACCGGCGGCCTGTTCGTACAGCCCACGGTGTTTGACGGGGTGAACAACCGCATGCGGATTGCCTCTGAGGAAATCTTCGGCCCGGTGCTGTCGGTGATCGGGTTCGACACCATGGATGAGGCCATCGCCATTGCCAACGATTCCATCTATGGCCTGGCAGCGGCGGTGTGGACCGCCAACATCAATACCGCCCACAAGGTGGCCAAAGCCCTGCGCGCCGGCAGCGTGTGGATCAACCACTACGACGGTGGCGACATGACTGCCCCGTTCGGTGGCTTCAAGCAGTCCGGCAACGGCCGGGACAAGTCCGTGCATGCCTTCGACAAGTACACCGAACTGAAGGCCACCTGGCTGGTTCTGGAATAA
- a CDS encoding polyamine ABC transporter substrate-binding protein yields MLKLCKPAALAAAIAVSLGTSSAMAAEEVRVYNWSDYIAEDTLAKFTEETGIQVIYDVYDSNEILEAALLSGRSGYDLVVPSNHYVAKQISANAFVALDHSKLPNMSNLNPDLMDDLEKVDPGSKYSLPYLWGTNGYGYNEGRIQEILGDSAPTNSWALVFDPEVTGKLAAGGCGIAMLDSGEEMVRAAMAYIGLDPNSNNADDIKKGGEVIKAVRPNITYFHSSRYIGDLANGDLCVAAGYSGDILQAAARAEEAGNGNVIRYTIPKEGAVLWFDMMTIPAGAPNVENAHKLMNFLMRPEIIADITNYVWYANPNKPADEFVNPEILSDTSIYPTEEVLKKLYVMEGRPQDAQRLMTRTWTSVKSGR; encoded by the coding sequence ATGTTGAAGTTGTGTAAGCCCGCGGCACTGGCTGCCGCTATTGCTGTGTCACTGGGTACGTCTTCTGCCATGGCGGCCGAAGAGGTGCGTGTCTATAACTGGTCCGACTACATCGCCGAGGATACCCTGGCGAAGTTCACCGAGGAGACCGGCATTCAGGTGATCTACGACGTTTACGACAGTAACGAGATCCTGGAAGCCGCCCTGCTCTCTGGTCGCTCCGGCTACGATCTTGTGGTGCCCTCCAACCACTACGTGGCCAAGCAGATTTCTGCCAACGCTTTCGTGGCGCTGGACCACAGCAAACTGCCGAACATGAGCAACCTGAACCCGGACCTGATGGACGACCTGGAAAAGGTGGACCCGGGTAGCAAGTACTCACTGCCCTACCTCTGGGGCACCAACGGCTATGGCTATAACGAAGGCCGCATTCAGGAAATCCTCGGGGACAGCGCCCCCACCAATTCCTGGGCCCTGGTATTTGACCCCGAAGTCACCGGCAAACTGGCTGCTGGCGGTTGTGGCATCGCCATGCTGGATTCCGGCGAGGAGATGGTGCGTGCGGCCATGGCCTACATCGGCCTGGACCCGAACAGCAACAACGCCGACGACATCAAAAAAGGCGGTGAGGTGATCAAGGCCGTGCGCCCGAACATCACCTACTTCCATTCGTCCCGTTACATTGGCGACCTGGCCAACGGTGACCTGTGCGTGGCCGCCGGCTATTCCGGCGACATCCTGCAGGCCGCTGCCCGCGCCGAAGAAGCCGGCAACGGCAACGTCATTCGCTACACCATCCCCAAAGAGGGCGCGGTGCTGTGGTTCGACATGATGACCATCCCGGCCGGTGCCCCGAACGTGGAAAATGCACACAAGCTGATGAACTTCCTGATGCGTCCGGAAATCATCGCGGACATTACCAACTACGTGTGGTACGCCAACCCCAACAAGCCGGCCGATGAGTTTGTAAACCCGGAAATCCTCAGCGACACCAGCATTTATCCCACCGAGGAAGTGCTGAAAAAGCTGTATGTGATGGAAGGTCGGCCTCAGGACGCCCAGCGCCTGATGACCCGCACCTGGACCAGCGTGAAGTCTGGTCGCTGA
- a CDS encoding methyl-accepting chemotaxis protein, giving the protein MSIKLKLFSITAVGLFVLATIGGVGYWGNQHLGSATADMGRNTSILRNHLTADMMHDALSSDVMTALVAGGRNDSDMLAEARAALEEHSGTFVEMLEANRELIRQDEIQVALNQVLPALNGYIASATNIVEQAGEDRAAALGALPGFRDAYEELAVRMESLTELIEARSASVSTTAQTVSARANQVIVTATLVGLLVLAGIAWSISTGITRALGELVEGARSVADGDLTQAMTVRGNDEIAQTADALETMRKNLSSMVASMDALAARLGEASDSLIAVSRETHDGMVEQESETAQAATAMQQMAATAQDVSRNITQAANAASQAHTSASEANTVVETSIAAMKKLAVQIQQTSNVINQLNSDSSEISQILDVINSLAEQTNLLALNAAIEAARAGEQGRGFAVVADEVRNLAARTQESTDQIKQTIEKVQTGSGSAVDSTQASESHSKEVVEKVRQAGESLASIRASVDDINGMNSQIASAAEQQSAVADDISRSLEAIKDRTRSTTQSTERTSEAAGEVADISGELQKAVKRFQVGS; this is encoded by the coding sequence ATGAGTATCAAGCTCAAGTTGTTCAGTATCACCGCCGTCGGTTTGTTTGTCCTGGCCACCATCGGTGGTGTGGGATACTGGGGGAACCAGCATCTGGGTTCCGCCACCGCCGACATGGGCCGCAACACGTCCATCCTCCGCAATCACCTCACCGCCGATATGATGCACGACGCGCTCAGTTCCGATGTGATGACAGCGCTTGTGGCCGGCGGCAGAAACGATTCAGACATGCTTGCCGAAGCACGGGCAGCGCTGGAGGAGCACTCCGGGACCTTCGTTGAGATGCTGGAGGCCAACAGGGAACTCATTCGGCAGGATGAGATTCAGGTTGCGTTGAACCAGGTTCTGCCGGCGCTTAACGGCTATATCGCATCCGCCACCAACATTGTGGAACAGGCAGGTGAAGACAGGGCCGCCGCGCTGGGGGCATTGCCAGGCTTTCGCGATGCCTATGAAGAGTTGGCGGTCAGAATGGAAAGCCTCACCGAGCTGATCGAGGCCCGCAGCGCCAGTGTCTCGACCACGGCCCAGACTGTGAGCGCACGTGCCAACCAGGTAATCGTGACTGCCACGCTCGTGGGTTTGCTGGTCCTTGCTGGTATCGCCTGGAGTATCAGCACCGGAATCACCCGGGCGCTCGGAGAACTGGTCGAAGGTGCCCGTTCAGTGGCGGACGGCGACCTGACGCAGGCGATGACCGTCCGGGGCAATGACGAAATTGCCCAGACCGCAGATGCCCTGGAGACCATGCGAAAGAACCTCAGCAGTATGGTCGCATCCATGGACGCTTTGGCTGCCCGTTTGGGTGAGGCATCGGACAGCCTGATTGCCGTGTCTCGGGAGACTCACGATGGCATGGTAGAGCAGGAATCAGAGACGGCGCAGGCGGCAACGGCCATGCAGCAGATGGCGGCCACCGCGCAGGATGTCAGCCGGAACATAACACAGGCGGCGAATGCGGCCTCGCAGGCCCACACCTCCGCGTCTGAGGCCAATACCGTCGTGGAAACCTCCATTGCGGCGATGAAGAAGCTGGCAGTGCAGATTCAGCAGACCTCAAATGTGATCAACCAGCTGAACTCCGACAGCAGCGAAATTTCCCAGATTCTGGATGTCATTAACAGTCTTGCCGAGCAGACGAACTTGCTCGCATTGAACGCGGCCATCGAGGCAGCCAGAGCGGGCGAACAGGGCCGCGGCTTTGCAGTAGTGGCCGACGAAGTGCGCAACCTTGCCGCCCGAACCCAGGAGTCTACGGACCAGATCAAGCAAACCATTGAAAAGGTTCAGACCGGTTCGGGATCGGCGGTCGATTCCACGCAGGCAAGTGAAAGTCACTCAAAAGAGGTCGTTGAAAAGGTCCGTCAGGCTGGCGAGTCCCTGGCCTCGATTAGGGCCAGTGTTGATGATATCAACGGCATGAACAGCCAGATTGCCAGCGCGGCCGAACAGCAAAGTGCGGTAGCGGATGACATCAGTAGATCCCTGGAGGCCATCAAGGACCGGACCCGGTCCACCACGCAAAGTACCGAGCGAACCTCCGAGGCAGCGGGCGAGGTGGCCGACATCTCGGGTGAGCTGCAAAAGGCAGTGAAGCGCTTCCAGGTAGGCTCCTGA
- a CDS encoding ABC transporter permease subunit, whose protein sequence is MVKLRTPGFSKTMLVLGLLFLYLPMFVLIVYSFNASRLVSVWAGFSTHWYGELFRDQQILSAVWMSLRIAFYAASMAVCLGTLCAFVITRFKKMRGRTLLSSMITAPLVMPEVITGLSLLLLFVQMAQTIGWPADRGMATIWIAHTTFCSAYVAVVVSARLQEVDRSIEEAAMDLGCTPLKTFFVITLPVIAPALVSGWLLAFTLSLDDLVIASFVSGPGATTLPMVVFSSVRMGVSPKINALATLIILAVSLIAFIAWYLMRRAEHKRLEKPDA, encoded by the coding sequence ATGGTTAAGCTCAGGACGCCCGGTTTCTCCAAGACCATGCTGGTACTTGGCCTGCTGTTCCTGTACCTGCCGATGTTCGTGCTGATCGTATACTCGTTCAACGCCTCCCGACTGGTGTCGGTGTGGGCGGGCTTCTCGACCCACTGGTACGGCGAGCTGTTCCGCGACCAGCAAATCCTGTCGGCGGTGTGGATGAGCCTGCGGATTGCCTTCTACGCCGCCAGCATGGCGGTGTGCCTGGGCACCCTGTGCGCGTTCGTGATCACCCGGTTCAAGAAGATGCGTGGCCGTACCCTGCTCTCGAGCATGATTACCGCACCGCTGGTGATGCCCGAGGTGATTACCGGCCTGTCGCTGTTGCTGCTGTTTGTGCAGATGGCGCAAACCATCGGCTGGCCGGCGGACCGGGGCATGGCCACCATCTGGATTGCCCATACCACCTTCTGCAGTGCCTACGTGGCGGTGGTGGTGTCGGCGCGGTTGCAGGAGGTGGACCGCTCCATCGAAGAGGCGGCCATGGACCTGGGCTGCACGCCCCTGAAGACGTTCTTCGTGATCACCTTGCCGGTGATTGCCCCGGCGCTGGTGTCCGGCTGGCTGCTCGCTTTCACCCTCTCCCTGGACGATCTGGTGATTGCCAGCTTCGTGTCCGGCCCCGGCGCCACCACACTGCCGATGGTGGTGTTCTCCTCCGTGCGCATGGGCGTTTCCCCGAAAATCAACGCCCTGGCCACGCTGATTATCCTGGCGGTCTCGCTGATTGCATTCATTGCCTGGTATCTGATGCGTCGGGCCGAACACAAACGGCTGGAGAAGCCAGACGCCTGA
- a CDS encoding ABC transporter permease subunit, with protein sequence MKRRLLPAPITERVRAVLFHRRAVFGIPFLWLLLFFLLPFALVLKISLTSAVMAIPPYEPVFRWVENSLTVVVNFGNYLFLASDSLYIAAYWGSVKTAFLATVVCLLIGYPMAYAMARAPRHWQLVLLLMVMLPSWTSFLIRVYAWMGILGNQGLLNSLLMWLGVINEPLKMLNTNFAVILGIVYAYLPFMVLPIYTNLVKLDVRLLEAASDLGCRSLTTFWAITLPLSKAGILAGSMLVFIPAVGEFVIPELLGGPDTLMIGKVLWEEFFNNRDWPVASALAIVMLALLLVPIVLFHRFQAREMEKNG encoded by the coding sequence ATGAAGCGACGCCTGTTGCCCGCGCCGATAACCGAGCGCGTGCGTGCCGTGCTGTTCCATCGCCGGGCCGTGTTCGGCATTCCGTTCCTGTGGCTGCTGCTGTTCTTCCTGCTGCCCTTCGCCCTGGTGCTGAAGATCAGCCTGACGTCAGCCGTGATGGCTATTCCGCCCTATGAGCCGGTGTTCCGGTGGGTGGAGAACTCGCTCACGGTCGTCGTGAACTTTGGCAACTACCTGTTCCTGGCCTCCGACAGCCTGTACATCGCCGCCTACTGGGGCTCGGTGAAAACCGCCTTCCTGGCGACCGTGGTGTGCCTGCTGATTGGCTACCCCATGGCCTATGCCATGGCCCGGGCGCCCAGACACTGGCAACTGGTACTGCTGCTGATGGTAATGCTGCCGTCCTGGACGTCGTTCCTGATTCGCGTGTACGCGTGGATGGGCATCCTCGGCAACCAGGGCCTGCTGAACAGCCTGCTGATGTGGCTGGGCGTGATCAATGAGCCGCTCAAAATGCTGAACACCAATTTCGCGGTGATTCTGGGCATTGTCTATGCCTACCTGCCGTTCATGGTGCTGCCCATCTACACCAACCTGGTGAAGCTCGACGTGCGCCTTCTGGAGGCCGCCTCGGATCTGGGCTGCCGCAGCCTGACCACCTTCTGGGCGATCACCCTGCCGCTGTCCAAAGCAGGCATCCTGGCCGGCTCCATGCTGGTGTTCATTCCGGCGGTGGGCGAATTTGTAATTCCGGAACTTCTGGGTGGGCCGGATACCCTGATGATCGGCAAGGTGTTGTGGGAGGAGTTCTTCAACAACCGCGACTGGCCCGTGGCCTCAGCGCTGGCGATTGTGATGCTGGCGTTGCTGCTGGTTCCGATTGTGCTGTTCCACCGCTTCCAGGCCCGGGAGATGGAAAAGAATGGTTAA
- a CDS encoding LysR family transcriptional regulator, whose product MDRLLEMQTFCAVVDAGSFVAASESLGMSKAAVSRYVSELEGRLGVRLLQRTTRRLSLTSEGEVFYVRCRELLAGVEEAEAEITARNEVAKGMLRVNVPVSFGISHLAPLWGEFHARYPEVELSVDLSDRLVDIVEEGFDLAIRIATLQSSTLVSRKLTSTRLMACASPAYLAARGIPTAPSDLASHRIIGYSNFTTGNDWPFDGPEGATSVRVRPWMYANNGETCCGAALAGQGIVLQPGFLVAKHLAAGELVELMPGYRSTELGVYAVYPTRKFVSPKVRALVDFLIAAFPASV is encoded by the coding sequence ATGGATCGATTGCTGGAAATGCAGACGTTCTGCGCGGTGGTGGACGCCGGCAGCTTTGTGGCGGCCTCCGAGAGCCTGGGCATGTCGAAAGCGGCGGTTTCGCGGTATGTCAGCGAACTGGAGGGTCGGCTCGGGGTGCGGTTGTTGCAACGCACCACCCGTCGCCTGTCGCTGACGAGTGAGGGCGAGGTGTTCTATGTTCGCTGCCGGGAGCTGTTGGCGGGTGTGGAGGAGGCCGAAGCGGAAATCACCGCCCGCAATGAGGTGGCCAAGGGCATGCTTCGCGTGAACGTGCCGGTGAGCTTTGGAATCAGCCACCTGGCGCCTCTATGGGGCGAGTTCCATGCCCGCTATCCGGAGGTGGAGTTGTCGGTGGACCTGTCGGACCGGCTGGTGGATATTGTTGAGGAGGGTTTTGACTTGGCCATCCGCATTGCCACCCTGCAGAGCTCCACGCTGGTCAGCCGCAAGCTTACCTCCACAAGGCTGATGGCCTGCGCGTCGCCGGCCTACCTGGCGGCCCGGGGTATCCCGACTGCCCCGTCGGATCTGGCCAGTCACCGCATCATTGGCTATAGCAATTTCACCACGGGCAACGACTGGCCCTTCGACGGCCCCGAGGGAGCCACCAGCGTGCGGGTTCGGCCGTGGATGTACGCCAACAACGGCGAAACCTGCTGCGGCGCCGCCCTTGCGGGCCAGGGGATCGTGTTGCAGCCCGGGTTTCTGGTAGCCAAGCATCTGGCCGCCGGCGAGCTGGTGGAACTGATGCCGGGGTATCGGTCCACCGAGCTTGGGGTGTACGCGGTTTACCCCACCCGCAAGTTTGTCTCGCCCAAGGTGCGTGCTTTGGTGGATTTCCTGATCGCGGCCTTCCCGGCGTCGGTGTGA